A DNA window from Fragaria vesca subsp. vesca linkage group LG3, FraVesHawaii_1.0, whole genome shotgun sequence contains the following coding sequences:
- the LOC101310881 gene encoding uncharacterized protein LOC101310881 — protein sequence MAEKEGGIVKKGHEEGLALATSLLQEFELPLGLLPLADVIEVGFVRSTGYMWIVQKKKVEHSFKIISKLVSYDTEIKGYVEKQRIKKLKGVKAKELMLWPPVSEIIADAQPTGKIHFKSLAGITKTFPVEAFAAGQ from the coding sequence ATGGCTGAGAAGGAAGGAGGAATCGTCAAGAAGGGCCACGAAGAGGGACTGGCATTGGCAACTTCACTTCTCCAAGAGTTTGAGCTTCCACTCGGACTTTTGCCCCTTGCTGATGTGATTGAAGTTGGTTTCGTGAGGAGCACCGGCTACATGTGGATCGTCCAGAAGAAGAAGGTCGAGCACAGTTTCAAGATCATCAGTAAGCTTGTGAGCTATGACACAGAGATTAAAGGATATGTTGAGAAGCAGAGGATCAAGAAGCTGAAGGGAGTGAAGGCCAAGGAACTCATGTTGTGGCCTCCAGTCAGTGAAATCATTGCTGATGCGCAACCAACCGGAAAGATTCACTTCAAGAGCCTTGCCGGCATCACCAAAACTTTTCCAGTTGAGGCGTTTGCTGCTGGTCAGTGA
- the LOC101293173 gene encoding uncharacterized protein LOC101293173, translating to MTIVEMQVHMDCSGCENKIKKALKKIKGVDDIDVDINMQKVTVMGWAKQEKVLKAVRRTGRTAELWPYPYNPEYGHNLNVQYYQQHQPRDGHEHHHHHHNHHDRGEHRSKHNITTYNSIPNYSSYSYNYYKHGYSGMEHGYYQPPPYSTMFSEQDTAVFSDDNPNSCSIM from the exons ATGACG ATAGTAGAGATGCAAGTGCACATGGACTGTTCTGGCTGTGAGAACAAGATAAAGAAAGCTCTCAAAAAGATTAAAG GAGTAGACGATATTGATGTGGATATAAACATGCAGAAGGTGACTGTCATGGGATGGGCTAAGCAAGAGAAGGTTTTAAAGGCAGTAAGGAGGACTGGAAGGACAGCTGAGCTTTGGCCTTACCCTTACAACCCTGAATATGGACACAACCTTAATGTTCAGTACTACCAGCAGCATCAGCCCCGTGATGGCCACGAACATCACCACCACCACCACAACCATCATGATCGTGGTGAGCATCGGAGTAAACACAACATCACCACCTACAATTCAATTCCGAATTACTCGTCCTATTCGTACAATTATTATAAGCACGGCTACAGTGGCATGGAGCACGGCTACTATCAGCCTCCTCCTTACTCCACCATGTTTAGTGAGCAGGACACTGCTGTATTCAGTGATGACAACCCTAATTCTTGTTCCATTATGTGA